The following coding sequences lie in one Arachis ipaensis cultivar K30076 chromosome B03, Araip1.1, whole genome shotgun sequence genomic window:
- the LOC107628780 gene encoding probable receptor-like protein kinase At5g18500, translating into MTVERRFVLVGIRIDSHSRHLLNWALFKVAEPGDCVIALHIVKNPAYVSKNQTLIDGYLEVYEGLCDVRKVGLTGQILTGSSIKDILVREAKNHSAVALVVGGRAATAKYCAKRLPTTTNVLAIQDSRIVFRRCTNKELPLSGGLLVDPRPSLSIESMSDRVVQSEFGDSELEIEKSSHWGTRESKQESLSGTGKFKTRSLSMFSGDPAEQKLGWPLLLRANSEISQNLHARDMSVVKWVMRFPDRSPHGSPHSSIEEGNLSERGISDFEDESSKNGSPLSSQLPKGIEGMLNLNSLNCKWFSLEVLKSCTSQFSSENLIGKGGCNRVYRGTLPDGKPIAVKVLQSSKEARKEFALEVEIILSLEHRNITPLLGICIEDSELISVYDYFPKGSLEENLHGRNKDGPILSWELRFKIALGIAEALDYLHRETLKPVIHRDVKSSNILLSHEFEPQLSDFGLAIWGPTTTSFLTEEDVVGTFGYLAPEYFMYGKVSDKIDVYAFGIVLLELISGREPINPEPCKGQESLVVWAKPILERGDIKGLLDPSLEGKFDEVQLQRMVLAASLCITRAARLRPKMNQILKILKGDKKVEGVHNLQGNDNNDEHSENQENIDDEVYPCSSTELHLSLALLGVDDDTTSFNSSEHPKEQWSRSSSFD; encoded by the exons ATGACAGTTGAGAGAAGGTTTGTTTTGGTTGGGATTAGAATAGATAGCCATAGCAGACATCTCCTCAACTGGGCACTTTTTAAAGTTGCTGAACCTGGGGATTGTGTTATTGCACTCCACATAGTAAAAAATCCAG CTTATGTTTCCAAAAATCAGACTTTGATAGATGGATACTTAGAGGTTTATGAAGGACTATGTGATGTGAGGAAG GTAGGACTCACTGGTCAAATCCTGACAGGAAGTTCAATCAAAGACATTCTTGTTAGAGAAGCAAAAAACCATTCTGCTGTGGCTCTTGTGGTAGG GGGCCGAGCTGCCACAGCTAAATATTGTGCCAAACGACTTCCAACTACTACCAATGTTCTAGCCATTCAAGATTCAAGAATTGTCTTCAGAAGGTGCACCAATAAAGAACTACCACTATCAG GTGGTTTGCTAGTGGATCCAAGACCAAGCTTAAGCATAGAAAGCATGAGTGATAGAGTAGTTCAGTCAGAATTTGGTGACTCTGAGTTGGAGATTGAGAAATCAAGCCATTGGGGTACCAGGGAATCAAAGCAAGAATCGTTAAGCGGAACAGGGAAGTTCAAGACAAggtcattatctatgttttcaggTGATCCTGCTGAGCAGAAGCTTGGATGGCCTCTGCTCCTCAGAGCCAATTCAGAAATCTCACAAAACCTTCATGCAAGGGACATGTCGGTAGTGAAATGGGTGATGAGATTTCCGGATCGTTCGCCACATGGAAGTCCTCACTCTTCCATCGAGGAGGGAAACCTGTCTGAAAGAGGCATAAGTGATTTCGAGGATGAGAGCTCTAAAAATGGTTCACCTCTATCTTCTCAGCTACCAAAGGGAATAGAAGGGATGCTTAACCTCAATTCACTCAATTGCAAATGGTTCAGCCTTGAAGTTCTGAAGTCTTGCACTAGCCAATTTTCTTCAG AAAACTTGATTGGGAAAGGAGGGTGCAATCGTGTTTACAGAGGAACTCTCCCTGATGGAAAGCCAATTGCAGTTAAAGTTTTGCAGTCATCAAAAGAAGCACGGAAAGAGTTTGCCCTTGAGGTGGAAATAATATTATCACTGGAGCACAGAAACATCACTCCTCTGCTTGGAATTTGCATTGAGGACAGTGAGTTAATCTCTGTTTATGATTATTTCCCCAAAGGGAGCTTAGAGGAAAATTTACATG GAAGGAACAAGGATGGTCCCATCTTATCATGGGAATTAAGATTTAAAATAGCTCTTGGAATAGCTGAAGCCTTGGATTACCTGCACAGGGAAACTCTGAAGCCTGTAATACATAGAGATGTCAAGTCCTCAAACATTCTTCTTTCCCATGAATTTGAACCACAG TTATCTGATTTTGGGCTTGCAATATGGGGACCAACAACTACATCTTTTCTGACAGAAGAAGATGTTGTAGGAACATTTGGTTATCTTGCTCCTGAGTACTTCATGTATGGAAAAGTCAGTGACAAGATAGATGTTTATGCCTTTGGTATAGTGCTACTTGAACTCATATCAGGGAGGGAACCTATCAATCCTGAACCTTGCAAAGGACAGGAAAGCTTGGTGGTGTGG gCAAAACCAATCCTCGAGAGGGGGGATATAAAGGGCCTATTGGACCCAAGTTTAGAAGGGAAGTTTGATGAGGTCCAATTACAAAGAATGGTTCTGGCAGCATCTCTTTGCATTACAAGGGCTGCAAGGCTTCGTCCTAAAATGAACCAG ATACTAAAGATCCTAAAAGGAGACAAGAAAGTTGAAGGTGTCCATAACTTGCAAGGgaatgataataatgatgaaCATTCAGAAAATCAAGAAAACATTGATGATGAGGTCTACCCTTGCTCAAGTACAGAGTTACACCTTAGTCTTGCATTACTTGGTGTTGACGATGACACTACATCATTTAACAGTAGTGAACATCCAAAAGAACAATGGAGCAGGTCATCAAGTTTTGATTAG